The DNA segment GTGGATTGAACCAGCATTCGCCTGCGCTTTCTCTCGCGTTGCTTCAATAATTTCGCGATGAGCAAACCTGACATTGAAAGAGGAGGTGCCACGTGCCGCTGCTATGGAAGCGAGAACCTGACCTTACTGCACGTTTCTGTAGCTTGAGCCTATTCCGGTGCATAGCTCGGCTAGGGATTAAGATAAAGTTAATGGAACAGGACTACCGAGATGCTGAATTTAAGACACGCGCGTCCTCTCGATATACTCACGCAGGAGTTTAGAAACTACTGCCCCCATCTGGATTTGTTTGATTGTGTTTTAATGCTATGGAAGGCGCTTCGtgtgtgaatttggaagtaggattAGGTGCAATGAAACTTGCCTCAGGTCTGCTTAGCATGGTTGTTTCAAGGGTTGATTGATTGGCGTGAATTAACACTTCGAAGCAACAAGGGCTTCGCTGGCTGGGCAGAGCCGAGAATGAATCCTTaatcttgcgcgttctattaatgCGCACGCAGAAATTGGCACGTGGACGTTGATACACTTAGCCATTGTAATAATACCGGCGGCGCTGCAGGGAATATAGACTTGTGGTATTGGTGCTGATACATTCAGTTGACATTCAAATTGTAcaataaaaagtgaaaaatatTGTGCACACATTTTAGTATGTATGTAGGTGTCTGATAGCGGATCTATACTGAGGTTTCAATAATTTTTAAATCTCACTTATTAATTAGAAAGAATATAGATGAGCTAAACAAGTACACAGCGCTCATTTTAAATAACACTACATATTGTAAAACTCTGTCAGTTGTGCCGCCGTGGTGATCCAGTGACCAAGACCCTCGgttgctgccccgcaggtcgcaggaCCGAATCCCTGCggtggctgctgcatttttgatgctgtcgaaaatgcggtaggcccgtgatgatatgtggggtttaacgtcccaaaaccaccatatgattatgagagacgtcatggtggagggctacggaaattttgaccacctgggattctttaacgtgcgcccaaatctgagcacacgggcctacaccatttccgcctccatcgaaaatgcagccaccacagccgggatttgaacccgctacctgcgggttagcagccgaataccttagccactagaccaccacggtggggcgcgGTATGCCCGTGTtgtgagatttgggtgcaccttgaagaaccccaggtgttcaaaattttcggtgccctccactacggcgtctctcataatcatgtggcggttttgggacgttaaacgccagataatattattattctAAGCTCCGTCGGTTGAAATAGCTTGTCATTGTCTGTGCAGGGAACGAATGCAGTTCATACGTTGTGAATTAGATATGGATGAGGTTGCGCagataaaaacgccaggcctgcgcgtaaggcgcagcacagtcacagcgaaagctggaagagcggcctttcagaacattttctaaacactcacgGGGTAATTACTGCAAGTAGACTTGCTTGATAGCCACTACGGCATCATTAGTAAAATGTTTTGGTACAAGGCCGGCATTCTCTAAGCTATTTTTCGATTTTTCATAACCTGAAAAGTGTGATAttcgctgaacacttgcaaggaattttctgcgaattgttcatgcagtggccgacgacgatgaggaattatgcctgaagtgggtatgcgccacagttaatatgtgaacaagaacaagcttttgtaatgggctggagcacTGGACGACCCACTGGTTAGGCTATTCGCACTGTGAGACGACAGGTTGTTCTTTCGCCGTTTTataacactttataagtcgtattaacgtgatcgctttcctgacatcaagcctacctaaggccagTTTGTCAACAAGCCCCAAAAACCAGTGTGTCTGTCTGCTGGGTGTCAACCCAAGATCAGAACTTGGTAGGGAGACCACCTGGGCACGCCGAGTGCTGATGGCATCCTCTTTTTCAATCAAGGAAAAAACAACGGTgtggctcagttgtagaatactggactggcacccagcggacctgggttcgagcACCACTGTCTCATTGgtgcaagttctttttttttgtaatttcgcgcgatgtggttacggacaccggcggcggcggtggtagACAACTACAGTGGCGcgtgatctcataatagctttcagttgtgatctcataacagctttcgctgtaaaaacgtGCGAGGTAtctgaaattacaaaaaaaaaaaaacgagctagACCTTTAAGACATGACCTTGATATTGATATCTCAGATCTGTATGAAATACAAGTTTTATCAACACTATGATATTGAGAGTAGTTTTGTTTTATCGGGAATTTCATGAATGTTGCGCATTTGCATCTCTCTTAACTTTCGATGCGATTGTTATTAAACAGACTTGAAAATGACGTTCTCGCACTACGGAGGCGCaaagtatttttctttttgttcactgGCCAAGGATAGCGTGAGAAGATGCAGCGATTCGTTCTAATGACAAAGTTTTTAGTCAGCGCGAGTAGCGACACCTCGCGAGAAGCGCTGAataggaaaaaaattggccccgtatctgcatgtaatctgcaaatgtcgtcgaaagacgatagtcttgcgtgtggagagagtgaacaagacatttatttgatgttttgcgcaagaaaattagtgaatggtattctggagacgctgcgttagagtgcctcgagcttgcagcggaggcgaatgagcgcatcaagttacgtaacacgtgagacatgaacgccacctggcagttgtcttaggaaacaaagtgcgtggctctgagacggctgtgtgcgcccgtctcagaggtgataagctgtagaacgcgaggcgacgggtaggtgccaccaccatctcgtcttagcaaagcgttggaaacactccgcGTTCcgggcaagcgttgcatcgtcagcgcagcgtgataagtgctacggtccttaaaattacttatgtatgccttttctagtaagagatgcacatgcagaatatatacgtgttgttatggtgccctagacatgcgcaataactgctttttcgttgacaattgcacaagcatgaactcTCAACCTTGAGAACAtaagtgggcgctgcggatgagatCAGCCGTTTTGGTTATTGTTaagagcagacaaacagacaaacgtacaggcagacagacagaccaacatttttccgtcgaaggtccccaagaaagactatcgtctttaaaagggcCAAGTTAGTTTGTTGAACTGTAGCATGCAAGCTCGGCCCCACCTTGAAACACTGTAACGGGGAGAAATCAGGGGCAGCATTTTTTGTACGCTTTTCAGACACGCTCTTGCTCGTCGATTGGCGTAACTTTTCTTAAATTTACACCGCAGATTGTCAGCCACGAGTGTCGCCAGGAAAAGCAACGTTCATCCTGCCCTTAGACAACATCTATGCTTGCGGAACAACAAGAATGCACAACAAGCTCACGGTAAGTGACCTCGCCTGCCAAATTGGCATGgctgcgcagggtagcaaaccggctgcctatgggctggttaacctccctgccgttctttttctcctattttccttcctgaATCCTTAACATGAAAATTTAAAAGTGTGAACAGGCAGTTGCTTCTTAAAAACGCTAACTTTTCTCGCCTCTGTGCATACTTCTTCTTCTTGTAGTTGTTCTTGttctaccactactactactactactgctactactactactactactactactactactactactactactactactactactactacttcttcttATTCTTCAAAAACAATAATGATTCAGAAATAAAATGACGATTGAAATGAAGAAGCTCAGCGagtgaagctcaataataatgaaaaaaggCAGAAGGGGTAGCGGTTATGCGTGAAGAACTACATAAAGATAAAATGGTATTTATCACTAAATTAACAAGGAAAATAGGCAAGCTTTATTGCCTGTCGAGCATTGTTGAAGTATGCCTTCTTATGTTATGCATAGACAAGTGTGACTTcagggagttttttttttattgaaaaaagcaATTGAAGTTTATTGATGGATTTTATTCATATTTGTAAGAAGCGTACTATACCTAATCATTAAATAGCAAAACTCGAAGAGCAAAGCCTGCCGAATCAACGTGAATTTGTATGAGGCATATTCTTAGCGATGCTTACTCAAACTATCGCTCACTCCTTTATCGCTCGAATTCATAGCTGTACCCTCAAGTTAAGCTCCCGCTTGCAGCGTTGTTGACAATCTCGCGACGCAGCCCTTTTGTATCGAGCCTGATAGACGACGAGCAGCGAGGACACACTTCCAATCTATGGCGTTGCCTTGTTTGAGTTTGTCAGGCGTTATTGCACGGAAGACTGTTTACGGGAGGCAACGCAGGCACACGTACATGAATCAATGTTGACCGTGCGTGTTGTAACGGAGGGTCTCTCTTTCGTAAACACCCGTCGAAATCTCATTTGTAAAAACGTTCTTAAAGGGTGACGCGCTTTCGCCCTTATCTTGGATAGTGTGCCACCCACGCGAAAAATCTTTTTCGCAGAGCTCTGCCGGCCCACGTTGAAACTGAGACGTCAGGAAGATTTGTGGGGGCGAAatttaagaaataaaaataaaacaacaaataaTACCCTGCCTGCTGCACTGAAGTACCTGTTGCGCTACcgatttaaacaaaaaaaaaatgaataagacAACAGTGAAACGGTAATttcgaagaagaaaagaaagaaaagaaataaagtatGATGCACCACCATCGTTGCCAAATCACCTGCAAGGTGACGAGCGAGGAACTCAGTGACATACCGTACAAAACGGAGACGACAGAAGCGGTTTGTCTGTCAATGTTTTAAGTATAGTGGCCCTTCCTGTCTGCTTTGTAAGTGGACTCGACTCGTCTCGCCAGCGCGACACGAGACACTGCTCCGCCTTGTAGGCGCAGATTCCCTGACCAATAGGGCTGCATTCATTGTTACGCTAGTTACGTGCACTTTTGCGAAAGCTGTGACAGCGCGAAGGGCACCGCAATGAGCCACAAGGAGCGGTAGTTGAAGCTTTTGTACGTGTAAATATAGTGTTGGAGTTAAAGCTGTTACATAGGAAATTAGGTTAACTTTGGGGGAAGTGCTTGCTCGTTGGGCTGCCCGATCTCTGTGCAGAAGTTAACTGGTGAACTAAGCCGTAGAAGTAACATTATTTGCACAGGGGGGGTTACAGATGTTACTATGTCTTGTGTGTTTtcggttttacagcgaaagctgttctgAGATGACAACAAGGCTCGCGTCCACAGGAAGACCAACAGTGAGACATTTAAAGGCGCAGGTAGATTTATATTGGTGAACTACTCGCATTTAGAGGTCGGGTAAACACAGCAACCTGAAACCATATGGACGCGCAGGGTGGTTTTGGGTTGCTGTATTATTTGGCTCATTCGGTAATTGCGCACAAATGCAGGTAGTCTAACCGACATGCGATGAGTGGTTTCCGGTTAGTTTGCTCATGTGTGTGCAGTATTTTTTCGTTTCTGTCTCACTCCACAGCGCATCTTTATTTTGAAAAAGCGGGACCCCTGAAGCAACGCACTCACGTATATTGATTTTCTATTCCATGTGCACAAATATACGCATTGCAGTAGTGCACGGATGGTTGTTGGAGAACATCAAACTCATAATAAAATTCAGCGACTCAGCACTCTGTTCATATGGTTAGCCAGTGTAGCTCAAACGTGCGTCTCAGGTGTTTATCACTAGCTTAATATCAATTGTTCAGTAGTCTTTCTCTTCCTTTAATAAATGGAGAATGACGTTGTAAACGGTGCACCAAATGGCGTGCTCAAATTTCCATTTCATTAGTTAGCAATTTCTCTATATTTGCTCCTTTTCTTCTTCATCTTTAGTGGACTTGTGTTGGGCAGGGAAGCTCGCCCAGTGCTCTGACAGATATGAGCTaggagatagagagatagagagatacaAATTCATTTCGCAAAATTGCACTTTTCACGGTGGTGGGAAGGCGTTTCCGTGCACATCGGACTGAATAATTTTAGTTCCACCTTTTCATATAAAACTTCGCTGTGATAATGCCACCAAATCATGCTGACTGCACTTGTTTATGCAGGGCCAATGGATCTACTACCACCGAATAATGGTGGAGACGCCCGGTGAGGAGACGCAAGTCATTCTCGCCAAGTGCGTCCTTCCAGGGGGTTTCAACCAAAGCATCACGTCTCGCGGACGCTCTCGTCGAGAATCGCTTCCATTCGACCTCATCGAGCCCGAGTAAGTGGTGATCGAGTCGACTTAGTCAGCGTAGACTCTAGAACATTCTTTGCTCCTATTGTGTTAACACCTGCTAGTGACAGAGGTCGTGCGACTGACAGCGAcctgcgtcgaagtggttacatATTgaatagcgcaaaaaaaaaaaagacttaaaaAAGATATTCGTAAAATGCGCTGGTTTGAAACACACATTTATTTGTGCCACTTCCAACTTtttgcccccccccttttttttagcgCTAGTCAACGAGCCAACATGCAGCTTTACCCCAGCCCGCCCAACTCTCCACTTTCGGTTACTCAAACTGACCAATGCTGCCATCGGCAAGGGCGACAGGCTtgtcaccaagaaaaaaaaaacaaaagaaaaataagttTACACTAGCCGTGTAAAGCTTAAGAATCAGTGAAGCTAGTTGACCATAAGGGCATTAACGTGGCCTTGTTCGCCGATGGTCTTTCCTCGGCGTGGGCAAAAGAGAGTTGAAGAACAGCCTGTCACAGATCAAGCTAGAAGGCCTGAACTCCAGCGCCAGTACTAACGTGCCTGGCTGGCTGGGACACCCCTCGTAGAAACGCAGGCTTTTCTTTGCTCGTAGTCGGCTCACGTGGCGGGCAAAATCGGCGCGGTGGCTACGCATACTGTCCCTGTCGGTGGGCGCGCGTGAGCAGCAGTGGCGCGGAGGGTATCCTGTCGACaccctacgttttcattcaagctATAAGAGATTCGCTCTTGGTCAGCACACACCTTGCTTGTGCACCACAGACATGTTCAGTAGAATTGCGactaaaaaaaaagcgcaacgGGCGTCTCGTTGAATGCCCAACCATCAGGGTGACTTTATAAAACGATAAACGAAAACGCCCTGCCTATGCTGCGATATAATCGCAGCTGACTCATGACACTGGAATGAAGATGCACTTTTAAAGTGACAAAATAAAGCTGTTAATTCGTAGACAGCGGGACTAGTTGGTTTTGGTAACAGCTATGTACGTGCCATATGCTGGCGACCAGGACAAGGACGAGTTGGGGGCTTTCTACTCGACCGTGTAATCTTCGCCTGTATCATACGCTGTATAGCTATAAAAGAGAGCTGCTTGCCCAGCGAAGCGTATACGTTTGGGGGGACTATGTATGCTTCCGATTGCTTTGTGACCAGCTGAATCATGCGATCTTTGCGAGTCACTGGGGCGAACATTATTTTTTATAGTATGGCGCACTCGTTGTGTCAGTACTACGGTTCGTGGAACTTTCACATGGACCGTGTTCTTGCGATGTTTTTCGTTGACTGCTAAGCGCGAAAAAACAGCGCTTTGTGACGTTGCTTTTGCTTATATGCTATTTTATCAGATTTGAGCTAATTAATGATCCCCTATTGCAGGCACCTGAACATCACTGAGTATATCGAGGCCCGGGCACCTGTACCCTACCTTGACGTGGCGATCCGGCAAAATGGTCGCGTGCTGGACACTACCCTCAACGTACAGCCCGGAACGCCGCTAGAAATGCTTGTATTTTTGGACCCAAAGAGCAGAGGTATGACTACTGCCTAATTACTTGCGCCTGTCTTAAATCGCAAGAAGTCGGCCGAATTTTAAGTCTTCAGTTTAGACGTTTATTTTATTAGGCACACAAATGTGTGGGCTAGTCAGCACGCTTATCGCTGGAGGCTAATCACTTAGCGTCAtaacaccgttttttttttgcatttatttatATTTGGGGTCAAACTGTTACTAATCTGCAGCTTCACCTCAAAGGTGAAACCACTGGCTAGGTGTAGCATTGAGATTCGATTCACGGACGGTGTTCTAAACATGCGCATGTGGGACCATACCAATAAATGCTTCGACGTTGGTCGTTATAATAGCGTAAGTTGTGAAGGAAAGATTTTATTTGCGGGTAAGCTTACAGGAAATGTTCCGGACTTTAGAACAGCTGCTCTAGAAACATCAACGATTGAATAGTGTATCCGCCATACATTTGCATAGAGCGTACGTATGAATATGAGATGCCCAACGGTGACAGAGATGGCAACAATTTGCCTGAAATTCCCGTAAATATGGTCGGTATCGTAATATTTAATCTATTTGAAACTCATGTGTGAATGTGAAACCCTATTCAAAGTACTGTAGGTCACTCATGGGTACTTGCATTGCGAAACCGTGTTGCGATACTGTCACGAGACTTGTAAACGAGGTCGAACAGATGTTTGTTCACAGGGGATGGACCGCCAGTGCATGCCGGTACTGCGCGCCGCTCTCCTCTTCACCgttctgttgttgttgctgccGCTGCTGTTCGTTCACTAGATTTAACCCACTGTAACAATATCATACTTACGTCCACTGCTACATAGGACTTGCAGGGCGAAATTTACATCTGGGACAGGTATACTTGAATATTGTCTAGATGTATGCGCACTGCATGCGTGATTGAATGTTTTGTGCAGGCACCTATGGCATCTTAACCAGTTACCTGAAAGTCACAGACAGCGCCAACAAGCAGGAAGAAGTGATCGTCATGAATGGGTGAGCACAGCGTGCGAGATGCGAACAAGTgtggctgacccgcagggcgcgggttcgaatcccggctgcggcggctgcatttccgatggaggcggaaatgttgtaggcccgtgtactcagatttgggtgcacgttaaagaaccccaggtggtctaaatttccggagccctccactacggcgtctctcataatcatatagtggttttgggacgttaaaccccacatatcaatcagcgaACAAGTGTGGCTGTGCAGGTTACGCTTACTGTGGCACCTTGTCACGTGATTCAAGACATGAATTCTTAATTGTTTTTTGTAGATATATCAATTTTTAGAATGAATATCAGTTGAATTTTTTCGAGGTGGTCTGAAACTCTTGCGCAAGGTGCACCAAATCTAGACGGtgcaacaaaatattttatagCTTACTAAAGTTAATTTCAAGTCAAGAAGGCTGGACCCACTTGTTAGGACAAAATAGATAACTGGAATATTTCTCTACTGACTGATTTGCTTTGAAACAATGATGGTCTTTGCCAGTATCACCTAAACATTGTCCATCAATGTAACTTTGTCCAGCCCATCACTTTAGTTACccagatgcaaataaaatgagctgctaaaaaatgaaaaagctTGATATTGCTTCTACAACAACGCTTGTGCTTTCGACAGAAAAGCACGTTGCCTGAGCCAACTTTTTATGGTTGCTGAAAGCTTGCATGCTTTGTGTCGTCGCAGTGGGATGAAAAGACAACATATATTCATTGTTGATAAAGATCTGGGGACGCGTAGCTTGAATGTGCGATTTAGGGGAACTCAGGTTTCTCAAGAACAGCACCTGCCATGTTTAATGACATCGTGGTTAAGCCACCGAGACCTTGCCTTTTCGTACGCGTTGCACACTCCCACTCGGATTAGTTCGTGGCGCAAGCGTCTTCCGTCATGTGCTTTTCGCCTGTGACTGCTTGTAATAAGGTTAGCTCAGAGCTCTGGGGTCAGCGTCTGATATTGCGAAGCGTGCACTCGTTAGAATTGTAAGTGGAATgtgtatattaaaaaaagaagtatTGGCACAGTCACCGTCAAAAAGTTAATAATGGACTCTGCTGCCCCTGCAGATTGGTCTGATACATATTTAAAAGCGTAATTACAAGTGGAAGATTACATATGCATAATCGAATTGCATAGACTGAAGATTTTCACCAGTCCGTAGGAGAGTAAGCATGATGATTCAAATTGAAAATTGAGCATTAAGTCACGTGTAATATGGTCTAAACTAATGAAATCATTCTATAATACAGATAAAGTATCAACAATTCTAATAACGTGCAcatagaaagaagaaagaaagccagATAGAAGTCTACAATTTACATGGTATGCATTGAAGAATGCTTATTCGTTTTTTTGCTATAACAGGGAAACTGATTACTTCTGTTAAAGCAAAAAAGGTAGGCTTTTTTGCGTCATACCATgggcattgctttttttttgcttctcacaATGGTGTACAGTAAAAGAGATCGACAAAAGCCATGTTGCTAAGTAGGCTTATGACAATTTCAACTAACTTTAGTATCCacgttttgatgatgatgatggtgatgatgatgaagaattaaCTTTTATTCAGCCCAAACTACTTAGGTAGTACAAACAGGCATGAGGCGGGGTGGTTTCCTAGCTATGGGACCCCCAATATCCACGATTTGGGCGATATCTACAAATGAAACAAGAAAATTTTTTCTAGGAAATGATAAATGTGCGGTATTTCTGAGAAAAGTGTGTGCGTGATATCAAGGGCATAAATACCGGGAACAATGCAGGTTTTATAAACACCAATATTATTTTATAACTGATGAAGCCCAGCGAGCCCTGCTTGAGTGTTAAATAGGGCCGGATGGAACGTTACACCAAGGAACCTTCGAAGTAAGGATAATAAGAGTGGCTTTACCTTTACTGCGTTTCAGGTGCTCCATCGACCCGTACATTTTCGGCAACTTCGAGACTCTCGACGGTGGTGACACACTTTCAGCCAAGTTCAGGGCCTTCAAGTTCCCTGAGTCGAATTATGTGCTCTTTGTCGGCACCGTCAACGTGTGCATCAAGGAATGTAAAGGCGTAAGCAAAACTTCCCACATGCCTCAATTTTTTATCGCGTACTCTCTGGGACCCAATTGAAGACTTTGTGGACCTCTAAACGATACCTGTTGGTAGTTATCACAGTGGGCGAGTGTCATTAAAATGCTAAGGCTTAGGCTTTGATGGCCTTGTCATTGTGAGTTCACACTTTTCATTTAAGTAGCACTAATGTCGCGctacttacgaaaaaaaaaatgtcgctgtTGCATCCCAAGGGGGAGCAACCAATGCGGGTGCGGGAAATTCAAATGTCATAGGCAGAAAGTCTAGCAGCTCGAAACATACCGCGTGCTGCTCGAACACAAAGGATGCATAAAAAAAAGACGCAGGGAGAGAACAACAataaaagaaagacagagaggcTAACGATGGCTGAATCCAGTAGGCTACCCTGCATAAAGGAGAAGGAGAATAAAAAGTTCAGAAGGGAGAATAAAAGGAGAGTTACAGAAGAAgcataaaaaaagtcacagttttgccagaCGGGCGAAGCactgaatgtgatagcaacatattctaatgttttacgaagtaaggctagcatttttaggagcaaaggtaattgtagtaaacatgcgcttgctaagtaaccaagttttttTGCGGCGCAGCCACAgcagatgaccacaacaaggctggTGCGTAGCGACGGCGTTGACGAGAAGCGCCCCCcgtgggcagcgcatgctggtACTAAGGGCTGTCTGTGGAAGGGACGATGATTGCACTAAATCAGATGAACagaaaaggtgaagcaatgaatgtgatagtgacaaatggcaatgttatacgaagtcaggctggcagtcaactcattcagATCCGATCTCACGAAACTCGACAAAACGCTGGTATAAGAGAACACAACCGCTCCAGATACACTCTtcgtcccgtttttttttttcatgttgaggGCGCAGCCCgcagaagctcccgcctgctatGGCGGCACAAGGCGCGCGTTGATCGTTGCCATGATAGCGCAGCAACCATAAACGCTCTTCTCCCCACTCCCCCAACcttgttcgctcacgagataggcgcgcgcagacgaccccggccggaaaggcgatgttcgctctgCAGAAAGGGAAGGATAGGGCATCCTTCCCCGTATATTATACATACATTTAAGTATACGTGAAAGACGGTGGCGGCgacgacggcaaaaaaaaaagaaaaacagctgagACGGTCCATATAATTGTTAATACAATAAAGGTCTCTAGAACGCACAGGCGTAAACTAGACGAGCGTGAACTATTAATTTTGTCGGTTGGTAGTTCGCGCTAAGCGAACTACCAGCTCATGAATCCTTCTTGTGTTTAAGCAGCAACCCTACCCCTGTCGACTGTGCATAACCAATTAGCCCCTACTTTGACTCATTCAGCGAACGGCTACTTGTTTCGCAAACACGATCACTGCAGCGAGATAACTACTTCTTCGCGGTCCATAGCATCAACGCAGACTTtgtgctgaaagcacgacacgcGCAAACCTAACCCTAATAGATAAGCGTGGTAGCACGCTccactgcgccttgctggtcaaTGTACCAGGTGGAGGTGAGCATCCTAACTCCGGCGAAAGACAAGCTGGGTGACAAACTTCAAAGCACGCCCTTTGAGCCATTGTGCGAAGAAATAGCGAACGAGCTTCtgccgcgctgaagcatatcagAGCTCTGCGTGCTTCTAGTGGTAGACGGTGTGCTTAAAAGCTGCCGGTGGCATGCCGGAGAACGTACGCAGCAAGACAAAGCCGTTTAGCATGTCGTGCTGTGGAGCGAAGGGGCGTGGTTATAAGTCCTGGTCGCAcgactcgtaataagttcacaaaaagtggcagtggcttagctcagctatgctaggatatacgtagcgttagcaaaggtacatctgattattcttagctttccagagtgtctaggattagcttgattatcatgcttactgctGCTGCAATGACACACGTATATTTAtattgccgggcaactacttcgggatttgatgagttaagcttctccgctctactgcaccgttgagcagcatttgcactctccttctccatggttATACCACAgcggcaaacgccagtcagaggcgctatcaagcggctccagcgcagtttcagatggcgactgcacagggaaggcgcgcgcgtcggcgtccatatgtctaccaagactatgacggcactcctcagGAAAGCGCACATCGGCGGCGGTGAGTCGCGTGCGatcgagtgcgagggaggtgccggctccggtgcgtgacaccactgatcgtctgcgcagcgcatcgaattgcgcgcacaccggcggcgagccgcgcgcggtggcggcggagtatcattgcgcatgcgcggaCCAGTTCCAGGCGAAATTGGCTCAGcaaggccagtgtagctaactcTACAA comes from the Rhipicephalus microplus isolate Deutch F79 unplaced genomic scaffold, USDA_Rmic scaffold_241, whole genome shotgun sequence genome and includes:
- the LOC119171904 gene encoding uncharacterized protein LOC119171904 isoform X1, translated to MKVVVFLNDSASATYLEKLKAYSHCQPRVSPGKATFILPLDNIYACGTTRMHNKLTGQWIYYHRIMVETPGEETQVILAKCVLPGGFNQSITSRGRSRRESLPFDLIEPEHLNITEYIEARAPVPYLDVAIRQNGRVLDTTLNVQPGTPLEMLVFLDPKSRGTYGILTSYLKVTDSANKQEEVIVMNGCSIDPYIFGNFETLDGGDTLSAKFRAFKFPESNYVLFVGTVNVCIKECKGVPCGNDQYGFGRRRRSIPPEIPNDPNKVFEVELTTFLKVQYRDDLFTLKKGSISGEFDARTANQLPLKQDGDASFQDRSAAAGRRGCCCFCALPLLGLVLAYSRATLRLSF
- the LOC119171904 gene encoding uncharacterized protein LOC119171904 isoform X2, with the protein product MKVVVFLNDSASATYLEKLKAYSHCQPRVSPGKATFILPLDNIYACGTTRMHNKLTGQWIYYHRIMVETPGEETQVILAKCVLPGGFNQSITSRGRSRRESLPFDLIEPEHLNITEYIEARAPVPYLDVAIRQNGRVLDTTLNVQPGTPLEMLVFLDPKSRGTYGILTSYLKVTDSANKQEEVIVMNGCSIDPYIFGNFETLDGGDTLSAKFRAFKFPESNYVLFVGTVNVCIKECKGVPCGNDQYGFGRRRRSIPPEIPNDPNKVFEVELTTFLKVQYRDDLFTLKKGVLLNEGRQNESTRVGHVKLQ